In Rhizobium sp. ARZ01, a genomic segment contains:
- a CDS encoding lysozyme inhibitor LprI family protein: protein MGTRTSFLCALAAFVCSLFLSSTATLAQDADDDVDCANAVTQVDLNICAGKDYAAADAELNRIYREAMKAMEATDKELGSLNPAYAGALDALKRAQRAWIPYRDGQCELAGFEARGGTLEPMLVAGCLSDLTRKRTEELKSLVQALGN, encoded by the coding sequence ATGGGAACCAGAACTTCCTTCCTTTGCGCTCTCGCAGCTTTTGTTTGTTCTCTGTTCCTCAGCTCGACTGCGACGCTGGCGCAGGATGCCGACGATGACGTTGACTGCGCCAATGCCGTCACCCAGGTGGATCTGAACATTTGTGCCGGCAAGGATTACGCGGCGGCGGATGCTGAACTGAACCGCATCTATCGCGAGGCGATGAAGGCGATGGAGGCGACTGATAAGGAGCTCGGTTCGCTCAACCCGGCCTATGCCGGCGCGCTCGATGCGTTGAAGCGGGCGCAGCGCGCCTGGATTCCGTATCGTGACGGTCAGTGCGAACTTGCCGGTTTCGAGGCGCGGGGCGGGACCCTGGAGCCGATGCTTGTTGCCGGTTGTCTTTCTGATCTCACCCGCAAGCGGACGGAGGAACTGAAGAGCCTAGTACAGGCGCTGGGGAACTGA
- a CDS encoding branched-chain amino acid ABC transporter permease LivH (LivHMGF is the membrane component of the LIV-I/LS branched-chain amino acid transporter), producing MEYFVQQLINGLTLGSIYGLIAIGYTMVYGIIGMINFAHGDIFMLGGFAALIIFLVLTSIFVGLPVVILLLVMMAAAMLTASLWNWTIEKVAYRPLRGSFRLAPLITAIGMSITLSNFIQVTQGPRNKPIPPLVSSVYNVFGISISLKQVLIMILTVSLLATFWYIVNKTALGRAQRATEQDRKMAALLGIDVDRTISITFVMGAALAAVAGTMYLMYYGVIVFTDGFVPGVKAFTAAVLGGIGSLPGAVIGGLLIGLIESLWSAYFTIDYKDVATFSILAIVLIFKPSGILGRPEVEKV from the coding sequence ATGGAATATTTTGTGCAGCAGCTCATCAATGGGCTGACTCTAGGCTCGATCTATGGCCTGATCGCCATCGGCTACACGATGGTTTATGGTATCATCGGCATGATCAACTTCGCCCATGGCGATATTTTCATGTTGGGCGGGTTCGCCGCGTTGATCATCTTTCTGGTGCTTACCAGCATTTTCGTCGGTCTCCCGGTCGTCATTTTGTTGTTGGTGATGATGGCGGCGGCGATGCTGACAGCCTCGCTGTGGAACTGGACGATCGAAAAGGTGGCCTACCGGCCGCTGCGCGGCTCGTTCCGCCTGGCGCCGCTGATCACCGCCATCGGCATGTCGATTACACTGTCGAACTTCATCCAGGTCACGCAGGGCCCGCGCAACAAGCCGATCCCGCCGCTGGTATCGTCGGTCTACAACGTCTTCGGCATCTCGATCTCGCTGAAGCAGGTCCTCATCATGATCCTCACGGTGAGTCTGCTGGCGACATTCTGGTACATCGTCAACAAGACGGCCCTCGGTCGCGCCCAGCGCGCCACCGAGCAGGATCGCAAGATGGCCGCCCTGCTCGGCATCGACGTCGATCGCACGATCTCCATCACCTTCGTAATGGGTGCAGCGCTCGCTGCGGTCGCTGGCACGATGTATCTGATGTATTATGGCGTCATCGTGTTCACCGACGGCTTCGTTCCTGGCGTGAAGGCCTTCACGGCGGCGGTTCTGGGTGGCATCGGCTCGCTTCCCGGTGCGGTGATCGGCGGGCTTCTGATTGGACTGATCGAGTCGCTCTGGTCGGCCTACTTCACGATCGACTACAAGGACGTCGCGACGTTCTCGATCCTCGCCATCGTTCTGATCTTCAAGCCGTCCGGCATTCTCGGACGACCGGAAGTCGAGAAGGTATAA
- a CDS encoding ABC transporter ATP-binding protein, with amino-acid sequence MALETNTMNNDPILNVEHLSMRFGGLMAINDLSFEARRGEITALIGPNGAGKTTVFNCVTGFYKPTMGMISMTQQSGRKFLLERMPDFEITRDAKVARTFQNIRMFSGLTVLENLLVAQHNMLMKASGYTILGLLGFSGYRRAKEQSIEIAKYWLEKANLLERADDPAGDLPYGAQRRLEIARAMCTGPEFLCLDEPAAGLNPRESLALNELLRSIRKDTGTSLLLIEHDMSVVMEISDHVIVLEYGQKISDGTPDEVKNDPRVIAAYLGVEDEEVEEVIEQIEGEQGAKH; translated from the coding sequence ATGGCCCTCGAGACGAATACGATGAACAACGATCCAATCCTCAATGTCGAGCATCTGTCGATGCGCTTCGGCGGCCTGATGGCGATCAATGATCTGTCCTTCGAGGCTCGGCGCGGCGAGATCACGGCACTCATCGGCCCGAACGGTGCCGGCAAGACTACAGTCTTCAACTGTGTCACCGGCTTCTACAAGCCGACGATGGGCATGATCTCGATGACGCAGCAATCGGGCAGGAAGTTCCTTCTGGAGCGCATGCCGGATTTCGAGATCACCCGCGATGCCAAGGTCGCCCGGACGTTCCAGAACATCCGCATGTTCTCGGGCCTGACGGTCCTGGAGAACCTGCTCGTGGCGCAGCACAATATGCTGATGAAGGCCTCGGGATACACGATCCTTGGCCTCCTCGGCTTCAGTGGTTACCGGCGTGCCAAGGAACAGTCGATCGAGATCGCCAAATACTGGCTGGAAAAGGCGAACCTGCTCGAACGCGCCGACGACCCGGCGGGCGACCTGCCCTACGGTGCGCAGCGGCGTCTCGAAATCGCGCGAGCCATGTGCACGGGGCCAGAGTTTCTCTGCCTGGATGAGCCGGCCGCCGGTCTCAACCCGCGTGAATCGCTGGCCTTGAACGAACTGCTGCGGTCGATCCGCAAGGACACGGGGACATCGCTGCTCCTGATCGAGCATGACATGTCGGTCGTCATGGAAATTTCAGACCACGTCATCGTGCTCGAATATGGTCAGAAGATTTCGGACGGTACGCCCGATGAGGTGAAAAACGATCCAAGGGTCATCGCGGCCTATCTGGGTGTCGAGGACGAAGAGGTCGAAGAGGTGATCGAGCAGATTGAGGGCGAGCAGGGGGCGAAGCACTAA
- a CDS encoding Urease operon accessory protein: protein METAAGGRAIMVVGNGELPAGAADRIDSADVVIRFNDCRSIGRGGWKTDIVAVCNTGRPALAMLGGGQWKGHPAVRAAGAFWCVRDPVKYAAMRPILARSNPDLEDFCDDYTLGFKTFATASGRRCYVVPASVHEALDDELHALATSPYVVPSSGLVVVAEVLENLVRRNDRVILAGFGHSGWEWHPFAAERAWVDRLVGAGMLERLSFPRDSNPEKSH, encoded by the coding sequence ATGGAAACGGCCGCCGGCGGACGCGCGATCATGGTTGTCGGCAACGGCGAACTTCCGGCGGGTGCGGCGGACCGGATCGACTCGGCGGACGTCGTAATCCGCTTCAACGACTGCCGGTCGATCGGGCGAGGTGGCTGGAAGACCGATATCGTTGCTGTCTGCAACACCGGTAGACCTGCGCTCGCGATGCTGGGTGGTGGTCAATGGAAGGGACATCCTGCGGTTAGGGCAGCCGGCGCATTTTGGTGCGTGCGCGATCCTGTAAAGTATGCAGCCATGAGACCCATTCTGGCGCGGAGCAACCCTGACCTGGAAGATTTCTGCGACGACTACACGCTTGGTTTTAAGACTTTTGCAACGGCAAGCGGACGTCGATGCTATGTCGTACCGGCATCGGTTCACGAGGCGCTGGACGATGAGCTGCATGCGCTTGCAACCTCTCCCTACGTCGTTCCAAGTTCCGGCCTCGTCGTGGTCGCCGAGGTGTTGGAGAACCTTGTCCGGAGAAATGATCGCGTCATCCTTGCCGGCTTCGGTCATTCCGGCTGGGAATGGCATCCCTTTGCAGCTGAACGCGCCTGGGTGGACCGCCTTGTGGGGGCGGGCATGCTCGAACGCCTCTCGTTCCCACGGGACTCGAATCCGGAAAAGTCACACTGA
- the livM gene encoding high-affinity branched-chain amino acid ABC transporter permease LivM, with amino-acid sequence MATISYSKESAAGNLTAKALREGFYAGLIALGLFVLFVGLQTTQNIRNELVLNQRWGLLATFVAIAAVGRFLGVAYVQPWVAARKAAKAAVVEKEAPEGFFARNFSKLAILALVLMPPIAVSLFGVQGSLKWVDNFGIQILIYVMLAWGLNIVVGLAGLLDLGYVAFYAVGAYSYALLAQHFGFSFWILLPLAGILAAFWGMILGFPVLRLKGDYLAIVTLAFGEIIRLVLINWTEVTKGTFGISGIPKASVFGIWSFDVSAPNNFAKSFGLPMSSAYYKIFLFYVILALALLTAFVTIRLRRMPIGRAWEALREDEIACRSLGINTVTTKLTAFATGAMFGGIAGSFFAVRQGFVSPESFVFLESAIILAIVVLGGMGSLIGIAVAATVMVGGTELLREMTFLKQIFGPDFTPELYRMLIFGLAMVVVMVWKPRGFVGSREPTAFLHERKAVSGSFTKEGHG; translated from the coding sequence ATGGCCACCATTTCCTACTCCAAAGAGAGCGCCGCCGGGAACCTGACGGCGAAGGCTCTGCGCGAGGGCTTTTACGCCGGTCTGATCGCTCTCGGCCTCTTCGTCCTGTTCGTCGGCCTGCAGACGACGCAGAACATCCGCAACGAACTCGTCCTGAACCAACGCTGGGGATTGCTGGCGACCTTCGTCGCCATCGCCGCAGTCGGCCGGTTCTTGGGCGTCGCCTACGTCCAACCGTGGGTCGCTGCGCGCAAGGCTGCCAAAGCTGCTGTCGTCGAGAAAGAGGCCCCCGAAGGCTTTTTCGCGCGCAACTTCAGCAAGCTCGCAATTCTCGCGCTCGTCCTGATGCCGCCCATCGCCGTTTCGCTGTTTGGCGTGCAGGGGTCGCTGAAGTGGGTCGACAACTTCGGTATCCAGATCCTCATCTATGTGATGCTCGCCTGGGGCCTGAACATCGTCGTCGGTCTCGCCGGCCTGCTCGACCTCGGATACGTCGCCTTCTACGCCGTGGGTGCCTATTCCTACGCGCTTCTGGCGCAGCATTTCGGCTTCTCGTTCTGGATTCTTCTTCCGCTTGCCGGAATTCTTGCCGCCTTCTGGGGCATGATCCTCGGTTTCCCGGTTTTGCGCCTCAAAGGGGACTATCTCGCGATCGTGACGCTTGCCTTCGGTGAGATCATACGCCTGGTGCTGATCAACTGGACGGAAGTTACCAAGGGAACCTTCGGCATCTCGGGCATTCCAAAGGCATCTGTTTTCGGCATCTGGTCTTTCGACGTCAGCGCCCCGAACAACTTTGCCAAGTCGTTTGGCCTTCCGATGTCATCGGCCTACTACAAGATCTTCCTGTTCTACGTCATCCTGGCGCTCGCTCTGCTGACGGCCTTCGTCACCATCCGCCTGCGTCGCATGCCGATTGGCCGTGCCTGGGAAGCGCTACGTGAGGATGAAATTGCCTGCCGCTCGCTTGGCATCAACACGGTCACGACCAAGCTGACCGCGTTTGCCACGGGCGCGATGTTCGGCGGCATTGCCGGCTCCTTCTTCGCGGTGCGTCAAGGCTTCGTCTCACCGGAGTCCTTCGTCTTCCTCGAGTCCGCGATCATCCTCGCCATCGTGGTTCTCGGCGGCATGGGCTCGCTAATCGGCATCGCAGTTGCTGCCACGGTCATGGTTGGCGGCACGGAGTTGCTGCGCGAAATGACCTTCCTGAAGCAGATCTTCGGTCCCGACTTCACCCCCGAACTCTATCGCATGCTGATCTTCGGCCTCGCGATGGTCGTGGTCATGGTCTGGAAACCGCGCGGCTTCGTCGGAAGCCGTGAACCGACAGCCTTCCTGCATGAGCGCAAGGCCGTGTCCGGCAGCTTCACCAAGGAAGGGCACGGCTAA
- a CDS encoding ABC transporter ATP-binding protein — protein MSETLLKVQGVETYYGNIRALAGVDVEVKRGEIVSLIGANGAGKSTLMMTICGSPQARTGTVTFAGQEITRLPTHEIARLRIAQSPEGRRIFPRMTVYENLQMGASLDNLKYFDEDVEKIFTLFPRLKERQAQRGGTLSGGEQQMLSIGRALMARPKLLLLDEPSLGLAPLIVKQIFDAIKVLNKEQGLTVFLVEQNAFAALKLSDRGYVMVNGRVTMSGTGKELLANPEVRAAYLEGGRH, from the coding sequence ATGAGCGAGACCCTTCTCAAGGTTCAAGGCGTCGAAACCTACTACGGCAACATCCGTGCACTGGCCGGAGTCGATGTCGAGGTCAAGCGCGGCGAGATCGTCAGCCTGATCGGGGCTAACGGCGCCGGCAAGTCGACGCTGATGATGACCATTTGCGGCAGCCCGCAGGCGCGCACCGGCACCGTTACATTCGCCGGCCAGGAGATCACGCGTCTGCCAACGCACGAGATCGCTCGTCTTCGCATCGCGCAGTCGCCGGAAGGGCGCCGTATCTTCCCGCGCATGACGGTCTACGAAAACCTGCAGATGGGCGCGAGCCTCGACAATCTGAAGTACTTCGATGAGGACGTGGAAAAAATCTTCACGCTCTTCCCGCGCCTGAAGGAACGCCAGGCTCAGCGTGGCGGAACGCTATCGGGTGGCGAGCAACAGATGCTCTCCATCGGCCGTGCGCTGATGGCGCGGCCGAAGCTGCTGCTGCTTGATGAGCCGTCGCTCGGTCTTGCGCCGCTGATCGTCAAACAGATCTTCGATGCCATCAAGGTGTTGAACAAGGAGCAGGGTCTGACCGTGTTCCTCGTCGAGCAGAATGCCTTTGCCGCGCTGAAGCTGTCCGACCGTGGCTACGTCATGGTCAACGGCCGGGTGACGATGAGCGGGACGGGCAAAGAGCTGCTGGCAAATCCGGAGGTGCGTGCCGCCTATCTCGAAGGCGGCCGGCATTGA
- a CDS encoding D-glycerate dehydrogenase, with product MSKARILVTRRWPEQVEAVLAERFDTTFNRDDRPMEQLALADALSRYDAVLPTVSDRLPAALFEGPKLSAKIIGNYGVGYNHIDVAAASAKGVVVTNTPGVLTDCTADIAMTLLLSVARRAGEGERQVRSDTWSGWRPTHMIGTKVTGKTLGIIGFGRIGKALAKRCHFGFDMDVVFYNRSRVDSAVAMQYGARQLNSIEEVLAAADFVSLHCPGGGENSNLINAARLSAMKPTAFLINTARGDVIDETALIAALSNGKIAGAGLDVYAAEPHVPERLLAMDNVVLLPHLGSATAETRTAMGMKVVDNVTAFFEGREPPNRVA from the coding sequence ATGAGTAAGGCACGTATCCTGGTGACGCGACGCTGGCCGGAGCAGGTTGAGGCGGTTTTGGCCGAGCGGTTCGACACGACCTTCAATCGCGACGATCGGCCTATGGAGCAACTGGCCCTTGCCGATGCGCTGTCTCGTTACGATGCGGTCCTGCCGACTGTCTCAGACCGCCTGCCGGCTGCGTTGTTCGAGGGGCCGAAGCTTTCCGCGAAGATTATCGGCAACTACGGTGTCGGATACAATCATATCGACGTTGCTGCCGCCTCCGCCAAAGGCGTCGTCGTTACCAATACGCCCGGCGTTCTGACCGACTGCACGGCGGATATTGCGATGACGCTGCTGCTTTCAGTTGCGCGCCGCGCCGGTGAAGGCGAGAGGCAGGTACGATCGGACACGTGGAGCGGGTGGCGTCCGACACATATGATCGGCACCAAGGTAACGGGCAAGACGCTCGGCATCATCGGCTTCGGCCGCATAGGCAAGGCACTGGCCAAACGTTGCCATTTTGGCTTCGACATGGACGTCGTCTTCTACAACCGCTCGCGGGTCGATTCGGCCGTAGCGATGCAATACGGCGCGCGTCAATTAAACAGCATCGAGGAGGTGCTGGCGGCAGCGGATTTCGTTTCCCTGCATTGCCCGGGTGGCGGAGAGAACAGCAATTTGATCAACGCTGCTCGGCTTTCGGCGATGAAGCCGACCGCGTTTCTCATCAACACGGCGCGTGGGGATGTGATTGATGAGACGGCGCTGATCGCAGCCCTTTCCAACGGCAAAATTGCAGGTGCCGGCCTCGACGTCTACGCTGCGGAGCCGCACGTGCCCGAAAGGCTGCTTGCCATGGACAACGTGGTGCTTTTGCCGCATCTCGGCAGTGCAACGGCGGAAACCCGAACGGCGATGGGAATGAAGGTGGTGGACAATGTCACGGCCTTCTTTGAGGGGCGCGAGCCACCGAACCGGGTAGCCTGA
- a CDS encoding GGDEF domain-containing protein has translation MKFTQLCSPHENAENVMFRDVGPSAALQEDRAVIARVGLSTLLPYGFLVAATLATAIHLILSALHAPFRLLPMPEPGYLSQGAGPSVLMAVSVAGLLMTLAALGVAGWRSTRARLEQAGEVNSIPIATKPELVETLDAPISSGFLVLFQVTHFAFISSRYGSDAANAVTRLVVEELARTFRAPHQLTRTAPGEFLIMAASQSPHDCILLVEEVRRSVATRMIATGGLNLTVALAAGIADVSPNAPMVLALDAARRALDHARNTACERPVFAFDGHAKVLP, from the coding sequence GTGAAATTCACCCAGTTATGTTCACCGCATGAGAATGCGGAGAATGTAATGTTTCGGGACGTTGGACCATCGGCAGCACTGCAAGAGGACCGCGCCGTCATTGCGAGGGTCGGCCTTTCTACGCTTTTGCCCTATGGATTTCTGGTGGCGGCCACCCTTGCAACTGCAATTCATCTGATCCTCAGTGCACTGCACGCGCCATTCCGCCTCCTGCCAATGCCTGAGCCAGGATACCTTTCTCAAGGCGCGGGGCCCTCCGTGTTGATGGCTGTCAGCGTCGCGGGCCTGCTCATGACCCTTGCCGCCCTCGGCGTCGCCGGCTGGCGCAGCACGCGCGCCAGGCTAGAGCAGGCTGGGGAGGTCAATTCGATCCCTATCGCGACTAAACCCGAACTAGTCGAAACGCTGGATGCGCCCATTTCCTCCGGCTTCCTCGTGCTATTCCAGGTGACGCACTTCGCCTTCATTTCGAGCCGCTATGGCAGTGATGCCGCGAACGCAGTGACCCGACTTGTTGTGGAAGAACTCGCGCGCACCTTTCGCGCGCCGCACCAACTCACGCGAACCGCTCCCGGCGAATTTCTCATCATGGCGGCGAGCCAGAGCCCTCACGACTGCATTCTGCTCGTGGAAGAAGTGCGCCGTTCAGTGGCGACACGCATGATCGCGACAGGCGGCTTAAACCTGACGGTCGCGCTTGCAGCCGGCATCGCCGATGTTTCTCCAAATGCACCGATGGTTTTGGCTTTGGACGCTGCGCGGCGAGCATTGGACCATGCCCGGAATACGGCTTGCGAGCGACCCGTTTTTGCTTTCGACGGACATGCGAAGGTGTTGCCCTGA
- a CDS encoding DUF6867 family protein, whose protein sequence is MQGILYEETSIWQFLFITVIMGGWTAWRTGKSVAESWHSYRTLVFYVLLLGIAIRFIHHALFEGSMLTFQYYFVDTIVLLLFATAGYRYYRTKQMTNNYYWLYEKASPFSWRAK, encoded by the coding sequence ATGCAGGGAATACTCTACGAAGAGACGTCTATCTGGCAGTTTCTGTTCATCACCGTCATCATGGGCGGCTGGACCGCCTGGCGGACTGGAAAGAGCGTTGCGGAAAGCTGGCACAGCTACCGTACACTCGTCTTCTACGTGCTTTTGCTCGGTATTGCGATCCGCTTCATCCACCACGCGTTGTTCGAAGGTAGCATGCTGACTTTTCAGTACTATTTCGTGGACACGATCGTACTTTTGTTGTTTGCTACGGCCGGTTATCGCTACTACCGCACCAAACAGATGACCAATAACTACTATTGGCTCTACGAGAAGGCCTCGCCTTTCTCCTGGCGGGCCAAATAA
- a CDS encoding branched-chain amino acid ABC transporter substrate-binding protein, which yields MKKSLLSAVALTAMVAFSGNAWADILIGVGGPLTGPNAAFGAQLQKGAEQAAADINAAGGINGEQIKVVLGDDVSDPKQGVSVANKFVADGVKFVVGHFNSGVSIPASEIYAENGVLQISPASTNPTYTERGLWNTFRTCGRDDQQGAVAGSFVAANFKDAKVAVLHDKTPYGQGLADETKKAMNEAGVTEAVYEGVNVGDKDFSALIAKMKEAGVSVVYWGGLHTEFGLIERQSADQGLKATFISGDGIVSNELASIAGDAVNGTLMTFAPDPRKNPAAKELVEKFRASGFEPEAYTLYAYAAVQVIAEGAKAAGGTDAQAVAEAIKSKGPFPTAIGELGFDEKGDITRPDYVLYTWKKGDDGKYNYFQNE from the coding sequence ATGAAGAAGTCTCTATTGTCGGCTGTTGCCCTGACTGCAATGGTCGCCTTCAGCGGCAATGCCTGGGCCGACATCCTGATCGGCGTCGGCGGCCCGCTGACTGGCCCGAACGCTGCTTTCGGCGCGCAATTGCAGAAGGGGGCCGAGCAGGCCGCTGCCGACATCAATGCTGCTGGCGGCATCAACGGCGAGCAGATCAAGGTCGTTCTCGGCGACGACGTATCCGATCCGAAGCAGGGTGTTTCGGTCGCCAACAAATTCGTCGCTGATGGCGTGAAGTTTGTCGTCGGTCACTTCAACTCGGGTGTTTCGATCCCGGCCTCAGAAATCTACGCCGAAAACGGCGTGCTGCAGATCTCGCCGGCCTCCACCAACCCGACCTACACCGAGCGGGGCCTGTGGAATACCTTCCGTACCTGCGGTCGTGACGACCAGCAGGGCGCGGTGGCAGGCTCATTCGTCGCCGCTAATTTCAAGGACGCGAAGGTTGCCGTGTTGCACGACAAGACGCCGTATGGCCAGGGTCTTGCCGACGAAACCAAGAAGGCGATGAACGAAGCCGGCGTGACGGAAGCCGTCTATGAAGGCGTCAATGTCGGCGACAAGGACTTCTCGGCTCTCATCGCGAAGATGAAGGAAGCCGGCGTTTCGGTCGTCTACTGGGGCGGCCTCCACACCGAGTTCGGCCTCATCGAGCGCCAGTCCGCAGACCAGGGCCTGAAGGCTACCTTCATCTCGGGCGACGGCATCGTCTCGAACGAACTGGCTTCGATTGCCGGCGACGCCGTTAATGGCACGCTCATGACGTTCGCGCCCGATCCGCGCAAGAACCCGGCCGCAAAGGAACTCGTCGAGAAGTTCCGCGCTTCCGGCTTCGAGCCGGAAGCCTACACGCTCTACGCCTATGCTGCCGTTCAGGTCATCGCTGAAGGCGCCAAGGCTGCTGGCGGCACCGACGCGCAGGCCGTAGCCGAAGCCATCAAGTCGAAGGGCCCGTTCCCCACCGCCATCGGCGAACTCGGCTTCGATGAAAAGGGCGACATCACCCGTCCGGACTACGTTCTGTACACCTGGAAGAAGGGTGACGACGGCAAGTACAACTACTTCCAGAACGAGTAG
- the cysD gene encoding sulfate adenylyltransferase subunit CysD, protein MSLTHLQRLEAEAIHIFREVAATFAKPVMLYSIGKDSSVMLHLAMKAFYPAKPPFPLLHVDTTWKFREMIAFRDRTAAKLGLELLVHANADGIEQKINPFTHGSSIHTHVMKTVALRQALDKYGFDAAFGGARRDEEKSRAKERIFSFRTAQHAWDPRNQRPEMWKTYNTRIAPGESIRVFPLSNWTELDVWQYILKEEIPVVPLYFAARRPVVKRNGMLIMADDTRMPLADGERIEERLIRFRTLGCYPLTGAIESDAATVPDILREMLATRSSERQGRLIDQDEAGSMEKKKREGYF, encoded by the coding sequence ATGTCGCTCACCCATCTTCAGCGCCTAGAAGCGGAAGCTATCCATATTTTTCGGGAAGTCGCGGCAACCTTCGCCAAGCCGGTGATGCTTTACTCGATCGGCAAGGATTCGTCGGTCATGCTGCACCTGGCAATGAAGGCGTTCTATCCCGCAAAGCCACCCTTCCCGCTGCTGCACGTCGACACCACCTGGAAATTTCGGGAGATGATCGCATTCCGCGACCGCACGGCCGCGAAGCTCGGCCTGGAGCTTCTCGTTCATGCGAACGCGGACGGTATCGAACAGAAAATCAATCCGTTCACGCACGGCTCCAGCATCCATACCCATGTCATGAAGACGGTTGCGCTCCGGCAGGCGCTGGACAAGTACGGTTTTGACGCCGCATTCGGCGGCGCACGGCGCGATGAGGAAAAATCGCGTGCCAAGGAGCGCATCTTCTCCTTCCGCACCGCGCAGCACGCCTGGGACCCCAGGAACCAGCGCCCAGAGATGTGGAAGACCTACAATACGCGTATCGCGCCAGGCGAATCGATCCGCGTCTTCCCGCTGTCCAACTGGACCGAGCTCGATGTCTGGCAGTATATTCTTAAAGAGGAGATACCGGTCGTTCCGCTCTATTTCGCGGCCAGACGCCCGGTTGTGAAGCGCAACGGGATGCTGATCATGGCGGATGACACGCGCATGCCGCTCGCAGACGGCGAGCGCATCGAGGAGCGGCTCATCCGCTTCCGCACACTTGGCTGCTATCCGCTGACTGGTGCGATTGAATCGGACGCTGCGACCGTACCCGACATCCTGCGTGAAATGCTTGCGACCCGATCTTCCGAGCGCCAGGGCCGTCTCATAGACCAGGACGAAGCGGGCTCGATGGAAAAGAAGAAACGCGAAGGATATTTCTGA